A portion of the Lolium rigidum isolate FL_2022 chromosome 1, APGP_CSIRO_Lrig_0.1, whole genome shotgun sequence genome contains these proteins:
- the LOC124663712 gene encoding MADS-box transcription factor 30-like: MGRGRTEIRRIPNAVSRQVTFGKRRAGLLKKANELAVLCDVDVGLLVFSDAGHPFHYCSPHTSWSELIQRYESITSGEFRGTGDEDDDQQMFTEIAELRRERDRLEASLRRQTGEDLPSGATREELDNMDQQLELTLGRVREMKDELLSQQLDESHRKVHILEEQNSFLHREVTEDGQQHRVAVEATEGSTTPTLMFGGFFPEVEEQLSTSLQLWPQQQQLPAVQGFGLQPSLRLWLRRS; encoded by the exons ATGGGCCGCGGGAGGACGGAGATCAGGAGGATCCCCAACGCCGTCAGCCGGCAGGTCACCTTCGGCAAGCGCCGCGCCGGCCTGCTCAAGAAGGCCAACGAGCTCGCCGTGCTCTGTGACGTCGACGTCGGcctcctcgtcttctccgacgcagGGCACCCCTTCCACTACTGCAGCCCCCACACCAG CTGGAGCGAGCTGATTCAGCGTTACGAGAGCATCACCAGCGGCGAGTTCCGGGGGACaggtgatgaggatgatgacCAG CAGATGTTCACGGAGATCGCTGAGCTGAGGCGTGAGCGTGACCGTCTGGAGGCCAGCCTGAGGAGGCAGACCGGAGAAGACCTGCCGTCCGGGGCTACCAGGGAGGAGCTTGATAATATGGATCAGCAGCTCGAGCTGACACTGGGCAGAGTCCGTGAAATGAAG GATGAACTACTGAGCCAGCAGCTGGACGAATCACACCGCAAG GTGCACATCTTGGAGGAGCAGAACAGCTTCCTTCACCGCGAG GTGACCGAGGACGGGCAACAACATCGTGTTGCCGTGGAGGCCACGGAGGGCAGCACGACGCCGACGCTAATGTTCGGGGGCTTCttcccggaggtggaggagcagttGTCGACATCGCTTCAGCTGtggccgcagcagcagcagcttcccGCCGTGCAAGGCTTCGGACTGCAGCCCAGCCTGCGTCTGTG GTTGAGGAGAAGCTGA
- the LOC124684421 gene encoding F-box protein At5g03100-like: MMKTSAPMVCGQGPKTDRCVKKTMSRSKGIQLHHLPNDVLRGILSRLTMKEAVRMSILSKKWSTLWKCYPKLVFTRATMRGSNAATTGPAKPLRTRFIRGINSIQRQLKSSNLNKFVVKFALRKRHTPHIDRWINFCAASRAKHVVLDLCPGPKGSSDKDDKYSFPLHLLGASGGSCVKSLSLGFVYLTLPPDHCGFANLKKLSLQMVHVTGDLRCLLPNCAVLEWLSLTKCRMDELSIGQELSRLHYLQVKYCMLQKLDIRAPNLTMFLFAGRTIPILLGEPVKISEATVELITSSDCFSYVFTDLVDALSHVQSLSISFRIETKVINFVKNQTRLTNLRRLVLKIDIVGSPEVTGGILRLAYLLELAPALEELVLHMCCFDSAIDGEPNEDAYRPHPHHHLKTIKMTGFYGLLGQVELALYLLRNATSLERMIIDPVVRNNWFIPSMGGAKPNIDRGTSIALNKLSRQEFRKVLDILY; this comes from the exons ATGATGAAAACAAGTGCCCCCATGGTTTGTGGGCAGGGACCGAAGACTGATCGTTGTGTCAAAAAAACTATGTCAAGATCGAAGGGTATTCAGCTTCACCATCTACCCAAT GATGTACTGCGTGGTATACTATCGCGATTGACAATGAAAGAAGCCGTGCGGATGAGCATACTATCCAAGAAGTGGAGCACGCTTTGGAAATGCTACCCAAAGCTAGTATTCACTAGAGCCACGATGCGCGGCAGTAACGCCGCCACGACAGGCCCTGCAAAACCCTTGCGGACAAGGTTCATCAGGGGGATCAACAGCATCCAGCGACAGCTCAAGTCATCTAACCTGAATAAGTTTGTGGTCAAGTTTGCGCTTCGCAAAAGGCACACACCTCACATCGATAGATGGATCAATTTCTGCGCCGCCTCCAGGGCGAAACATGTTGTTCTTGATTTATGTCCAGGGCCGAAAGGCAGCAGCGACAAAGATGACAAGTACAGTTTCCCGCTGCATCTTCTCGGCGCCTCGGGTGGTTCTTGCGTGAAGTCTCTTAGTCTAGGGTTCGTGTATTTAACACTGCCTCCTGATCACTGTGGATTTGCAAACCTTAAGAAGCTCTCTCTGCAAATGGTTCATGTCACAGGGGATCTCCGGTGCCTGCTTCCAAATTGCGCTGTTCTTGAGTGGCTAAGCCTCACCAAGTGTAGAATGGATGAGCTAAGCATAGGCCAGGAACTGAGCAGGCTCCATTATTTGCAGGTGAAGTACTGTATGCTGCAGAAGTTGGATATCCGAGCTCCAAACCTTACCATGTTTTTGTTCGCTGGTCGCACGATACCTATATTGCTGGGTGAACCTGTGAAGATTTCGGAGGCAACAGTCGAATTGATCACATCCTCGGACTGCTTCAGTTATGTCTTCACTGATCTTGTCGATGCTCTTTCGCATGTTCAGTCCCTCTCCATAAGCTTCCGAATTGAAACCAAG GTGATAAATTTTGTGAAAAATCAGACCAGACTCACCAATCTGAGACGTCTGGTCCTGAAAATCGATATTGTTGGGTCACCAGAAGTTACTGGTGGGATTCTTCGTTTGGCCTATCTTTTGGAGTTAGCCCCGGCTTTGGAAGAGTTAGTACTCCAT ATGTGTTGTTTTGACTCGGCAATCGACGGTGAACCAAATGAAGATGCCTACCGGCCACATCCTCACCATCACCTCAAGACTATCAAAATGacagggttctatggtttacttggTCAGGTTGAGCTAGCACTCTACCTCCTTCGGAATGCAACTTCTCTTGAGCGTATGATCATAGATCCGGTGGTGAGGAATAACTGGTTTATTCCATCCATGGGTGGAGCTAAGCCTAACATAGACCGGGGCACGTCGATTGCCCTCAATAAACTTTCGAGGCAAGAGTTCAGGAAAGTCCTTGACATTCTCTATTAA